TAGGATATGAAACTAAAAAACTTATCATTTGTTTTATCGCCAATATTATTCAATTATTATTTTCTTTAAGGAAAGTAAGAATTTCCTCCCAAGAGTTTTTTGCTGCTTTTGCATTTGCTTGTTTAAAACCGCCAAAGGTCATCGTCATTCCCCCACCTACGTTCATAAAAACGTTTGCGGGTAGGCTAACAAAACTGTAAGGAAATGATAAGAAATGTCCCGCATTTTCATAGTATAAATAACGATTATGCTTGTTTTGCAAGCTATTTTCTATGGCATTTACGTATTGGCTTGAAGGCCATAATTGGTCATCTCTTCCAGCAATAAACATAATTGGTATACGAATGTTTTCTACTGAAATTCTTGCGTTTTCTGTTTTTTCTTGTATTTTTAATGTGTCATCCCAAATCGATAAATAGGATATGGGCTTTTTAAGAAGCCAATTTTTTAACATAGAAAAAATTGTTTGCAAGCGAAACTTGAAGGTGATACTGGGTAAAGGTTGTTGGTTGAGAGTCCAGGAAGAGGTAGAAGTAAAAATACCACTTCTCATTCCAGGAGTCATATGAGTACTAGGAGCGCTTGCTATAATAGATTGATAATCATCAAAAATTGCTCCTAAAAGTAGGGCAAGTTCTCCGCCTCTTGAATGACCAATTAAGCTAATATTTCCATTGACATAAGGGAGTTGTTTTAACCACTTTGTAGCCTCCTGAAAGTATTCTAATGGAATGTTTTCAAGGTTTTTTGGTAAGCCTTCGACACCAAAATAAGCAAGCGCCAGTGTGACATAACCCTTAGAAGCTAATAAAGCTGCTGCATGTTCTTGCATTCCACCGTCAGATCCACTTAATATTAAAGCAGCAGGATAGCGTCCTTTTTGTTTGGGGTGGAATAGGGCTCCTGTTATTTTTTCCTCTTGTACGTATTCTTTTATAGTATCCTT
This region of Tetragenococcus osmophilus genomic DNA includes:
- a CDS encoding acyl-CoA thioester hydrolase/BAAT C-terminal domain-containing protein, translating into MAAKIHVSSINSYIDEQLTIKITGCKKNTKVSVHAITYDEKQKKFSSYATFIANKKGIVDISSQQPIAGSYDEADAAGLFWSMRCTSSKLDDYFEKNNANKVSINLILETEKEVLDDVTIHRYFYMKDTIKEYVQEEKITGALFHPKQKGRYPAALILSGSDGGMQEHAAALLASKGYVTLALAYFGVEGLPKNLENIPLEYFQEATKWLKQLPYVNGNISLIGHSRGGELALLLGAIFDDYQSIIASAPSTHMTPGMRSGIFTSTSSWTLNQQPLPSITFKFRLQTIFSMLKNWLLKKPISYLSIWDDTLKIQEKTENARISVENIRIPIMFIAGRDDQLWPSSQYVNAIENSLQNKHNRYLYYENAGHFLSFPYSFVSLPANVFMNVGGGMTMTFGGFKQANAKAAKNSWEEILTFLKENNN